The proteins below come from a single Deltaproteobacteria bacterium genomic window:
- a CDS encoding sigma-54-dependent Fis family transcriptional regulator, translating to MMSRVLVVDGETDASETLACGLQQLGYSPQVTTSADDALRETGEHDFDAVLTDAVPRGMSGLELCERLVDTVPDLPVIVMSGLVNLESAVAALRAGAYDFLAKPVELPLVARALTQALRERSLRQQAHRAPQVLGQDAGSGELLGNSAPMRKLRQFVAQVADSDAPVLISGESGTGKELVARALHHQGSRLHGPFVALNCAAIPEGLLESQLFGHVQGAFTDARRAQAGLLLDASGGTLFLDEIGEMPLTLQAKLLRAVEQHRVRPVGGSAEIPFDARIVSATNRNLEVAVRERTFRDDLYYRLNVIQVALPPLRARGDDVLLLAQHFVEQYARTTGKAVDGLFPGAARRLLAYSWPGNVRELQNVIQHAVLLTRYRRLGVEDLPLTLRGGIAPPQPAEGPVELVSVAEMERRHILRVLQAVGDNRSMAAHVLGLDRRTLYRKLKNYAQSPETADAQY from the coding sequence GTGATGTCCCGGGTGTTGGTGGTGGATGGTGAGACGGACGCGAGCGAGACGCTAGCCTGCGGGCTGCAGCAACTCGGGTACTCCCCGCAGGTGACCACCTCGGCGGACGATGCTCTCCGCGAGACCGGTGAACACGACTTCGACGCCGTCCTGACCGACGCCGTGCCGCGGGGGATGAGCGGTCTCGAGCTGTGCGAGCGGCTGGTAGACACCGTCCCCGACCTCCCCGTCATCGTGATGAGCGGCCTGGTCAACCTCGAGTCGGCCGTGGCCGCGCTGCGTGCCGGCGCGTACGACTTCCTGGCCAAACCGGTCGAGCTGCCGCTGGTGGCGCGCGCGCTCACCCAGGCGCTCCGCGAGCGCTCCCTGCGGCAACAGGCGCATCGGGCCCCGCAGGTGCTCGGTCAGGACGCCGGCTCGGGCGAGCTCCTCGGCAACAGCGCTCCCATGCGGAAGCTGCGCCAGTTCGTGGCGCAGGTGGCCGACTCCGATGCGCCGGTGCTCATCTCCGGGGAGAGCGGCACGGGCAAGGAGCTCGTGGCCCGCGCGCTGCATCACCAGGGCTCGCGGCTTCACGGGCCGTTCGTGGCCTTGAACTGCGCGGCCATCCCCGAGGGGCTGCTCGAGAGCCAGCTCTTCGGCCACGTGCAGGGGGCGTTCACCGACGCCCGACGTGCGCAGGCGGGGCTGCTGCTCGACGCGAGCGGCGGCACCCTCTTTCTCGACGAGATTGGTGAGATGCCGCTCACGCTACAGGCCAAGCTCCTGCGTGCGGTGGAGCAGCACCGGGTGCGTCCTGTGGGAGGCTCGGCGGAGATCCCATTCGACGCGCGCATCGTCAGCGCCACCAACCGTAACCTCGAAGTGGCCGTAAGAGAGCGTACCTTCCGCGACGACCTGTACTACCGGTTGAATGTGATCCAGGTGGCGCTTCCGCCGCTCCGCGCGCGCGGAGACGACGTCTTGCTCCTGGCGCAGCACTTCGTGGAACAGTACGCGCGGACGACGGGAAAGGCCGTCGACGGACTTTTTCCGGGGGCCGCGCGGCGCCTGCTCGCGTACTCCTGGCCGGGGAACGTGCGCGAGCTGCAGAACGTGATCCAGCATGCCGTGTTGCTCACGCGGTATCGGCGGCTGGGCGTCGAGGATCTGCCGCTTACGCTGCGTGGAGGCATCGCTCCGCCGCAGCCGGCGGAGGGTCCCGTGGAGCTCGTCTCCGTCGCGGAGATGGAGCGGCGACACATCCTTCGCGTGCTCCAGGCCGTCGGTGACAACCGCTCCATGGCGGCGCACGTGCTCGGCCTCGACCGTCGCACGCTCTATCGCAAGCTGAAGAACTACGCGCAGAGCCCTGAGACCGCTGATGCGCAATACTGA
- a CDS encoding response regulator, translated as MLLAEDDRELRQVLTAALEGDGYEVLAVETGDELAKFITEVLASEQEAVDLIVSDFLLPGWTGLQALAALRTIDWTVPVILITAYPDVEVRRAARRLGVTFLFEKPFELEDLRMAAMNLVAPS; from the coding sequence GTGCTGCTTGCGGAAGATGATCGTGAGCTCCGGCAGGTGCTCACCGCGGCGCTGGAAGGAGATGGCTACGAGGTGCTGGCAGTGGAAACGGGCGACGAGCTGGCGAAGTTCATCACGGAGGTCCTGGCCTCCGAGCAGGAGGCCGTAGATCTCATCGTGTCCGACTTCCTGCTGCCGGGGTGGACCGGACTGCAGGCGCTCGCGGCCTTGCGCACGATCGATTGGACCGTACCCGTAATCCTCATCACGGCGTATCCCGATGTGGAGGTGCGCCGCGCCGCCCGTCGGCTCGGCGTGACCTTCCTCTTCGAGAAGCCCTTCGAGCTCGAAGATCTGAGGATGGCCGCCATGAACCTGGTGGCGCCGTCGTAG
- a CDS encoding CBS domain-containing protein — MITVRDLLGERQTRLATVEPDRTVRQAAERMGEAGVGSLLVTDAENHPVGMITERDILRRVLVPGRDPQHTRVEEVMTQPLRFCDAGTTLSECRRLMLRLRCRHLVVLQQGQVAGLITMRDIVNRELQAQGQTIHYLKEYLYGYYR, encoded by the coding sequence ATGATCACGGTCCGGGACCTGCTCGGGGAGCGACAGACGCGCTTGGCGACCGTCGAGCCCGATCGGACCGTGCGCCAGGCCGCGGAACGCATGGGAGAGGCGGGGGTCGGCTCGCTCCTCGTGACCGACGCGGAGAACCACCCCGTCGGGATGATCACCGAGCGGGACATCTTGAGGCGTGTGCTGGTGCCGGGGCGCGACCCGCAACATACCCGGGTCGAAGAGGTGATGACCCAGCCGCTCCGGTTCTGCGACGCGGGGACCACGCTCTCCGAGTGCCGCCGGCTGATGCTGCGGCTCCGGTGCCGCCACCTGGTGGTGCTACAGCAGGGCCAGGTAGCGGGGCTCATCACGATGCGGGACATCGTGAACCGCGAGCTGCAGGCGCAAGGGCAGACGATCCACTACTTGAAGGAGTATCTGTACGGCTACTACCGCTAG
- a CDS encoding response regulator — protein sequence MPARIGPRVLVAEEDVRFRTELCSALARDGYEVVAVRDGTELVEYIGSTLLEERDSVDLMISGVRMPGWTGLQALAALRSVDWTIPVILMTTDADDDIAREARRLGAAYMFEKPFEVDDLCMAARCMVPPS from the coding sequence ATGCCGGCACGAATTGGACCGAGGGTGCTCGTGGCGGAGGAGGACGTGCGCTTTCGCACGGAGCTGTGCTCCGCACTGGCACGGGACGGCTACGAGGTGGTGGCCGTGCGAGACGGGACGGAGCTGGTCGAGTACATCGGGTCGACGCTCCTCGAGGAGCGGGACTCCGTGGACCTGATGATCTCGGGCGTGCGGATGCCCGGGTGGACGGGGCTCCAGGCGCTTGCCGCGCTCCGCAGCGTGGACTGGACCATCCCGGTGATCCTCATGACGACCGACGCGGACGACGACATCGCGCGTGAGGCGCGCCGGCTGGGCGCGGCCTACATGTTCGAGAAGCCGTTCGAGGTGGACGACCTCTGCATGGCCGCGCGCTGCATGGTGCCGCCCTCATGA